TTCATTAAATAGTCCAAAAAGTTGTACAGAGTTTTTCTCATTCTCTCTGCCAGGATGGAGTGAAAGAACTGGGGCTGGATGAGCATGACTGCTATGTCCATGTCATGAAGTTGTAGTTGCAGTCAGGGCTTGAGCAATAATTTGGTTACCAGTCCAAATTCATCCAGTTTAACAACTGGTCATGCTGATCTAAGTTGAGGTTGCTCTGGTTCTTTTCTACATTCCCTCTGAAGTCCCACAGTCACACCCGCCTTCAATTTTTATAGAAGTGCTTGTGTAGTTGTGTAGTCAGACACAATCCTTTGGGAAAacaagtatttatttttgtaggCTAAATTTTTGGCCAGTTTAACTTCTGAAATACCTCACCTCAGCTACCAGAGCCATTGCAAAGGATGGGACAGGACAGCATTGCTGTGGGCCAGGGAGATGGTGAGACTGCAACAGCTTCAACTTGTATTGGTTTAAGTTTCAGTAAATCTgtacactgaaataaaaattttcaatgcaaattaCCATTTTCACTACAGAACAGGATAAGTGAAATTTGGAAATCGTCCAGAGTACAGCTCAGAGCTTTCAAGACCTCAAGAAAATCTTTTATGTTAGAAGGAATAAGTTTAGAAGAGTTTCTATATTTGCTAAAAGTTCAGCAATTTTTTTGTCTCCCAACTTAATGGAAAAGAAGGTAAGAATTTCTTCAACATGTTAATAATGTTAGCGATATGTGCTATGGTAGATATTTGCATTAGGACAGCcggagaaatacagaaatgtgtCCAGCTAAATAAATCTCGGCTTCTTAAAGGGAAAAATCCTCAGAAGAGTTCAACAGAGAAGGTAAGGACAGAGGCAGAGGGGTGGCAGAACAAAACGTGACATAGGAAAAAGTCGGTCAAGGGGAATGTATGATTTACAGGGTCATCTCCAAATGAATTTCACCCCTTCACAAGGCTAAAAGGAAACTCTCCATCTAGCcctagggatttttttccccagcttgaTTCCAGGATTACAGAATATAACTATAGCAGAAAGTATTAATGAAATGATAGAAATTTTATATTCACACTCCAAACGTCAAACCATAAAGActacatatttatttaataatacaAATTTGCATTCTACAAGTTCTGTaaacaaaaataacagaatGTTAAATTTGGACTAGATATTAGACTAAATATTCAACCAAAATTGTACTTACTTGTGAATTTGGAACGCCGCCCGCCCAAGCCACATTGGCGTATTTTGCCACCCCGAAAGAGACCGTAGTAAATTTCTCCAATGAACTTGACCAGCTCTGGATCTGTGGCATTGACCAAATCAGCCCCTGTTTTGCAAAGGATCTTTCCAGTCATCCACTTTGGGATCCCCATTGCAACAACAATCAAGATAAAAGACACAAAACTTATTAGGGAAGCCAAGGCAAATAATGTCTTTTTAAAGCAGCCAGGCATCCTAGTGCTTTCAAGGGATCATCTCCAAGCCCTCTCTGCAGCAGTCAGACggatttcccatttttcatCATGCTCCAAAATCCACAGCTGAATACCAGGCATTTCAAGATACTTCTCTTTGTATTTTGGAGGTCCAGCAATTAACCTGTATGGTTAAAAATCAaggcaaaaaatacattttgctgCAACAACATCCCGAAATGGTTGCAAGTAAGGGCTTCATTACATTGTAGTGCGGTGATGCTTCTTTGTAGCAAGTAATCCTATCTCTATGGCCTGTCTAATATTTCCTCAGGGGTTTAATTGTCCTGCTCAAATGACATCAAGTTTCTTACTGCAACCTCATGTGAAGAAAATTTGGAGAAGAATCCAGTTTAttggattattttaaaaagtgggtAAATATCTGTGTGCAAGGGAAGAAGGATCAAAACAGTATAATTTGTCTGAAGGATTCTGCTGTCgcctgagctgtgctgagctttCCGGCGCCTGCTTCCACCCAGCCTGTAAAtgtcactgcaggcagagttATCTGAGGGACAGAAAGGATGGGTCTGGAAGCTGCTGAATTACAGCGGGGCGCACGAAGCCCCTGGCAGCGGGGGGTGGCCTGGCCAGCCGTGCCGGAGATCGGGGCACTCCTGAGGGGTAACTCAAGCGACAGCTGCGATCCATGAGTACTAAAAAAAAACCGGCCGTAATTGTCCGCACTTCTACGGTTACTGCTACCCGAGCCCTGGCAGGACCTTCAGAGccactaattaattaattaattaattaattaactaactaactaacagcagcaggagccctggcGACTAGTGACAAGGCCCCTACCGTGGCTGGGCCGAGGCACTGGGATTTCCCCTCCCTCGCCTCCCCCGGCTCCGCACGGCCCGGGCGGGCAGCCCCGCCCCAccccgccccgcccctcgccTCGCCCCGCCcagggccgggcgctgccgcccctcgcccgccccgtGAGGCGGCCTATCCGCGCCGTGAGAGCAGCGCCGGAGCAGCGGGCATGGCGGCGCGCAGGGTGCTGGTGTACGGCGGCAGAGGGGCGCTGGGCTCCCAGTGCGTGCGGTACTTCAAGTCCAAGAACTGGGTAAGCGCCGGGCCGGGAGGTGGCGAGGCGGGGAGCTCCGCGGGGGAGCGACCgtgccccgccgggccgggccgtgggCCGCTAACGCGCCTTTCCTCTCGCCGCCGCAGTGGGTGGCCAGCATCGACCTGGCGGAGAACGCGGATGCCAGCGCCAACGTGGTGGTGAGAGCGACCGACTCCTTCCCCGAGCAGGCCGAACAGGTGGgtcggcggcgggcgcggggcggccaGTGCCGGCTGAGGCGGTGGAGCGGTGCAGCAGCCAACCATCCCTGGGGCTGCGCATCCCTTCGGCCAGGCGGTGCACGCAGCCTCCCCAGGTGTGCGCATCCTTTCGGCCGGGCGATGCCCTCAACCTCCCCAGGGTGTCCGTATCCCTTCAGCTGGGAGATGCACGCAGCCTCCCCAGGTGCGCGCATCCCTTTGGCCGAGTGATGCCCACAGCCTCCCCCGGGGGTGCGCGTCCCTTCGGCCGAGCGGTGCACGCAGCCTCCTCTGGGTGTGCGGATCCCTTCGGCCGGGCGATGCCCGCAGCCTTCCCCGGGTGTGCGCATCTCTTTCGCTGCCGCCCGCGGTATCAaggtggctgcagggatgggtcCGGCTCCACGCATGGAGCAGCAACCGTACCGTGAATCTCAAGGTCCTTCAGCTTCTGCTCATCCCTTCTTCTGAATTTTTTGTAATTCCTTTTAACTGAATATGCAGAAAGAGCTTGATCTGGGATATTGGAGGCTCAGCACATGAGgcagttttgctttgtttttgtcttgatttttaaaagtcacaGACTGAACCAGGTGAGTTATAATGAAGATGGGTAAGGACACCTTAAAACGCTTATTTCAAATACCTAACTTAAAAATGGGTTGTGTGTAAGCAGATGGCACGCTCAAAGTGTATGAACCTAAACCCCAAGGGATTAAGGTATGATAAGCCCCTAGGGCAATGCACTGGTTTCCACAAACAGGAATGTGGGAGAATATAAGCCAGCctaaaaaagtgctttgcttaaTTCTCTACAGATAGCAttcattttttacattttaaatttcaagCCAATTTCTGTTACTGATATACTGAATATCTACCCAATATgggttttttatatatacacaacTCCTAAAGCTTGGAAGAGTAACATAGAATGTTTACAATACAATTTTCAGTATGGTTTTGCAAAaacttttggtttttcttcACTTCTTGAGAGATAGATTGTTTGCTATTTGCTTTGACAGAGAAAATTTGTAGCCAACAAATTCATTACCAGCTGTGAGGTCTTACATTTGAAAGAGAACAAATTATAGATATCTTAAAGTATACAAGCTCAAATTTAGAGGCCAGACTCAAACTGATGGCTGTGGTCTAGACAGAAGCAATAAGGAGGCTAATCTTTAGTTGTTTTTCTTGCACTGTCATCAAAAGTGACAGTAGTAGTCCTTGTCAGACCTGGAGTTTCATTTCTTATCTTAAACGACACCATACTCTGAAAAGAACCTTTCTAAAGCAAGTCATAATTTTCGTTAGCAGTAGAGGTAAGGGTCAGGTGTTTCGGCCCTGATGATGATCACTTATTTCCAGTGACATCACACACTCTATGGCTTTCATTCCTCTGACTTTCATCTATAGTTATTTTTATACATAGTTGTTTTGAGTTCACGAATCATAAATACTGATTTTCTATAGCTGTTAAATTGCTGTGCCCTGTGTTACTCAGATACATAAGTAGGAAAAAGTAGCATTAAGGCATTCATGGTGTTTACCTCTTTACCTTATCAGTCCAGTGTTTTCAGTATGTTTTTGTTCTATGTGTTGAAGGTGACAGCAGAAGTTGGGAAACTTCTTGGTGAAGAAAAGGTGGATGCGATCCTGTGTGTAGCAGGAGGATGGGCTGGAGGCAGTGCCAAAGCCAAGTGTAAGCCTTTGGTACAGATATGATGGTGAAAACATGGATGGTGTCTGAGAGAAGTCcttaaaaatctttcttcctGAGTCCATAAGAGGACAAAAGTGTAGAAGTACAAAATAGCTTAGTCATAGAGCTTCTTAGTGCTTCTCtgaatttttgctttctgttaaATTTGCACAGCACTTTGTTTCTTCAGTAATGTTTGTTGCACTAATTTTTATCTGAAAGTTTTGATGTGCTTTCTGAAGGAGCTCAGCATTGTTATCTATGAGCTGATTTTTGCTGAGATTACCTGTGTCAGGTAACGTATGAAAGACACATTGATGTTGTTTCCTAAGTCATTGCTTTATGCATAAACCTCAGTtgcttctgcagctctctgagctGTTACTGTGCAATGCAATATTGGAAGGCACTGCCTAATGATGCTACAGAAGAAACCCTTCTGATtgaaaaaaggcttttaaacaTGTAACATTCATAATGAAATTTGTACTTTGCCCACTGCTGTAGAGATACAAGAATAAAAATAGCCttgtttttctgtctggaatAAATCTGGTGAAATgtgtcccttccttcccccttctGGTTTGACTGTTACCGgctcaaagagaaaaaagatacaaaagatataaatgaatattttactATGTAGAGGTAGAAAATGGCAGAAAGCATGTTTTCATAGTGCTGTTGCACTCTGTGTAACAGTGAGGAAATCAGAGTTTGTTGTCTTCCTTTGGCTAATTTCATTAATTCTCTTCCTGATCAGCTTTATACAAAAACTGTGATCTGATGTGGAAGCAGAGTGTTTGGACATCAACTATTTCCAGCCACCTTGCCACAAAACATCTGAAAGAAGGTGGCCTCTTGACTCTGACAGGAGCTCAAGCTGCTTTGTCTGGAACCCCAGGTAAAATGCTATGCACGACAGCTGCAGAGACACCAGCAGTCAGAGACAGTTGTTTATCTGAGCATTCTTGTTTGTGAGGCAATAGCTTCACACCACAGTTTCTTGTCATCTAGCACAGATGAGATCCTGCTGCTGAAATGTGtaaggaaaatgtaattttacagGTAGCAATATTGAATCTCTCAAAGCTGTAGTGCAAGCATGTAGAATCAGTATTTAAATAGTATTGGACATGCATTGGTGAAATGTGCTTGGCTAGTATATGatacagaaaaatgtttggaaGACAGTGAAGACTAGAAGCACACAGCAATAGAAGTACAATGCTTAGACAAAGTTAAATTTCCTATTTGTGTTCTGAAAGACAGAGTCCTTAATTGACCAATCTTTCTGTTGGTGATGACTCAGCGGATTCTGATAACCATGCTTGTCCTGTTCATGTTCTGATTCCAGTCTGTCTTTGCCTCAAACATAGATAAGCTTGTTGACTGTTGGCTTTGTCCTCAGCTAGCTATTTAATAGGAactttattgcatttttaatcTTACCCCTCAACCACGTTGGTCTGAAAAAATCTGGgagcaatttaaaattaaaaaaaaaaagtaggcaCTGACACACAAGCCCACAGGCAGCAAAAGGAAAGTTTGAGGCAAATACTCATATTTCCCAAGGCTTTATTAGTGTCATTTGAACAATATTTTTAAGACACATATATAATTTATGAATATTCCTGAAAGCTTTGCCTAAAACTGTTCAGGCAaaaatattctatatattttCTAGTTAATTATTAATCTTTTGTTTTTATAGTGGCATCTGTTATAGTAAAAGATAAAAGGTTTATTTTTGAGAATAAGCAGATGAATGTTTTACAGTGAACTGCTGACTGACTatacacaaatgaaaaaaagtgaaTTCTGGCAAATTTTcatggtttttgtttgggtggtCTTGGGAGGTAGAGACCACAACACAGGAATCAAAGTGATGAGCCTTTCTGTTTTGAACTAGCTGGTTTCAGCTGGTCTGGATTTTTCTAAAAGTCACAGCAGTGCTTTGGGCAAACACATGCAACTTATTAACATCAGGAAGAATTGGGAAAGAGTTGTTACTCAACTTTTGCAAATATGCCTTACTAGCCTTGTTATGACTGGGTGTTCTGGAAGAAAGatctttttcttgtttgctgttaatgagatttttcttttcctatgaGAAAATCTTGCCTCACATAGTGCAAACCAAAGAACACTGAAAATTACATGAACAGTGACAGAAGCAGGGTGAGCATGATGTTTGAGAAATGTATCAGGCATGAAAAGGTTTCTAAGAAGAATTAGAATGTTTGGTTTAGTCAAGACAGGAGAGGAATGTCATACACATGTGAATATTTTTATCATAACAGTAAAA
The genomic region above belongs to Molothrus aeneus isolate 106 chromosome 4, BPBGC_Maene_1.0, whole genome shotgun sequence and contains:
- the QDPR gene encoding dihydropteridine reductase → MAARRVLVYGGRGALGSQCVRYFKSKNWWVASIDLAENADASANVVVRATDSFPEQAEQVTAEVGKLLGEEKVDAILCVAGGWAGGSAKAKSLYKNCDLMWKQSVWTSTISSHLATKHLKEGGLLTLTGAQAALSGTPGMIAYGMAKGAVHQLCQSLAGASSGLPSGSAAVAILPVTLDTPANRKSMPDADFSSWTPLEFIAETFYDWITGKDRPSSGSLIKVITTGGKTELVSAAHL